In Pedobacter sp. WC2423, the following are encoded in one genomic region:
- a CDS encoding mechanosensitive ion channel family protein, translating into MEYLNDFFGYPVPQFLQNIIIAVCSCTLGVILTIIIRKVFKFFARFWATFEIESIIKHLNGPVGVFIPLLFLNISLSLMVMNKSIMAQLSRITEIALTITFALVLIRIIKVLEDYFYHKYDLNKEDNLKERKIRTQLQFIRKFVVSLIVLVTVSIILLSFESMRKIGTGLLTGVGIGGIIIGFAAQKSLGNLLAGFQIAFTQPIRIDDVLIVEGEWGRVEEITLTYVVVNIWDQRRLILPITYFIEKPFQNWTRVSAQLLGTVFLYLDYTIPIPPLRDELTRLLTDHPLWDKRVNVVQLTDNKENTVEVRFLMSARNSSQAFDLRCYVREEMIAFIRTNYPDSLPKTRLEYKDSNAQGAEDAVLQKK; encoded by the coding sequence ATGGAGTATTTAAATGATTTTTTTGGTTACCCGGTACCACAATTTCTGCAAAATATAATTATTGCAGTATGCAGTTGTACACTGGGAGTTATACTCACTATAATCATTCGGAAAGTCTTTAAGTTTTTTGCACGATTCTGGGCAACATTTGAGATTGAGTCCATCATTAAACACTTAAATGGGCCTGTCGGTGTTTTCATACCGCTATTATTCCTGAATATATCACTGAGTTTGATGGTCATGAATAAATCCATCATGGCGCAGCTGAGCAGAATTACAGAGATAGCCCTGACCATCACTTTTGCTTTAGTCCTTATCCGGATTATTAAAGTACTCGAAGATTATTTTTATCATAAATACGACCTCAATAAAGAAGATAACCTGAAGGAAAGAAAGATCAGGACACAGTTACAATTTATAAGAAAATTTGTAGTCTCATTGATTGTCCTGGTCACTGTTTCTATTATCTTGCTGAGCTTTGAGAGTATGCGCAAAATCGGTACAGGCTTACTGACCGGTGTTGGGATTGGTGGCATTATTATTGGTTTCGCCGCTCAAAAGTCACTGGGTAATTTACTTGCAGGTTTCCAGATCGCTTTTACACAGCCGATCAGGATTGACGATGTGCTGATTGTCGAAGGAGAATGGGGCCGGGTGGAGGAAATTACACTGACTTATGTTGTTGTCAACATCTGGGATCAGCGGAGATTGATTTTACCGATTACTTATTTTATCGAAAAGCCTTTTCAGAACTGGACAAGAGTCTCCGCACAGTTACTGGGCACTGTTTTTCTATATCTCGATTATACAATTCCTATTCCACCGTTAAGGGATGAATTAACCAGGCTGCTGACCGATCATCCTTTATGGGATAAAAGGGTTAATGTGGTACAGCTCACAGACAATAAAGAAAATACGGTAGAAGTTCGTTTTTTAATGAGTGCCCGCAATTCCTCTCAGGCATTTGATCTGCGCTGTTATGTCCGTGAAGAGATGATTGCTTTTATCAGAACTAATTATCCGGACAGCCTGCCGAAAACGAGACTGGAATATAAAGACAGTAACGCTCAGGGAGCAGAAGACGCTGTCCTTCAAAAAAAATAG
- the tsf gene encoding translation elongation factor Ts has translation MSVQISAADVNKLRQQTGAGMMDCKKALIEANGDFEAAVDYLRKKGAKVAASRQDRDSNEGVVIAKATADGKRGVVVELNCETDFVAKNADFIALANKFTDLAVEKNPATLEELLALEVDGQKVSDIIVENTGKIGEKIGISKFETVSGEKVIPYIHSNYRLGVLVALNQVVAGADEAGKDVAMQIAAMNPVALDKADVDTHTIEREMEIAKEQIRAEGKPEEMVEKIAAGKLNKFYKDSTLLNQEFVKDSSKDVRKFLNDTANGLTVTAFKRVQLGS, from the coding sequence ATGTCAGTACAAATTTCTGCAGCAGATGTAAACAAATTACGCCAACAAACCGGTGCCGGTATGATGGATTGCAAAAAAGCATTAATAGAGGCCAATGGCGATTTCGAAGCTGCGGTTGATTACTTACGTAAAAAAGGAGCTAAAGTTGCAGCAAGCCGTCAGGATCGTGATTCTAACGAAGGTGTTGTAATTGCAAAAGCTACAGCTGACGGAAAACGTGGTGTTGTAGTTGAGTTAAACTGCGAGACAGATTTCGTAGCTAAAAATGCTGATTTCATCGCTTTGGCAAATAAATTCACTGATTTAGCGGTTGAGAAAAACCCAGCTACTTTAGAAGAATTATTAGCGCTTGAAGTTGATGGTCAAAAAGTTTCTGACATCATCGTTGAAAACACTGGTAAAATCGGAGAGAAAATTGGTATCTCTAAATTTGAAACAGTATCAGGCGAAAAAGTTATCCCTTACATCCACAGTAACTACCGTTTAGGTGTTTTGGTTGCTTTAAACCAGGTTGTTGCTGGTGCTGACGAAGCTGGAAAAGATGTAGCTATGCAAATTGCTGCAATGAACCCGGTTGCTTTAGACAAAGCGGATGTAGACACACACACTATCGAGCGTGAAATGGAAATTGCTAAAGAGCAAATCCGTGCAGAAGGTAAACCAGAAGAAATGGTTGAGAAAATTGCTGCTGGTAAACTGAACAAGTTTTACAAAGACAGTACTTTATTAAACCAGGAATTTGTTAAGGATTCTTCTAAAGACGTTCGTAAATTTTTAAATGACACAGCTAACGGTTTAACTGTTACTGCATTTAAACGTGTTCAATTAGGATCATAG
- the rpsB gene encoding 30S ribosomal protein S2, which yields MARTTYQDLLDAGVHFGHLTRKWNPKMAPYIFMERNGIHIIDLNKTLTKTEEAASAIKQIVKSGRKILFVATKKQAKEIVADQARKVNMPFVTERWLGGMLTNFQTVRKSIKKMSNIDKMTKDGTYSILSKKERLMIQRERIKLESLLGGIADLNRLPAAIFLIDVKKEHIAVSEALKLNIPTFAMVDTNSDPSNIDFPIPANDDATKSISLITDVIIKAIEEGLDERKREKDDEAEKEAVAAKTAADAPETAAPGARRARKENAETEEGTSEA from the coding sequence ATGGCAAGAACAACATATCAAGACTTATTGGATGCAGGTGTACATTTTGGTCACCTTACCCGCAAATGGAATCCGAAAATGGCACCATATATTTTTATGGAACGCAATGGGATTCACATTATAGATTTAAACAAAACTTTAACTAAAACTGAAGAAGCTGCTTCAGCGATCAAACAGATCGTAAAATCGGGTCGTAAGATCTTATTTGTAGCGACTAAGAAACAAGCTAAAGAAATCGTTGCTGATCAAGCAAGAAAAGTAAACATGCCTTTCGTAACTGAGCGTTGGTTAGGTGGTATGTTAACTAACTTCCAAACTGTACGTAAGTCAATCAAAAAGATGTCTAACATCGATAAAATGACTAAAGACGGTACTTACTCTATTCTTTCTAAGAAAGAGCGTTTGATGATCCAGCGTGAGCGTATCAAATTGGAAAGCTTATTAGGTGGTATCGCGGATTTAAACCGTTTACCAGCTGCTATCTTTTTAATTGACGTTAAAAAAGAGCATATCGCTGTTAGTGAGGCGTTGAAATTAAACATTCCAACTTTCGCAATGGTTGATACCAACTCTGATCCTTCTAACATCGATTTCCCTATTCCAGCGAATGATGATGCAACTAAATCTATTTCTTTAATTACTGATGTGATCATCAAAGCAATTGAAGAAGGTTTAGACGAGCGTAAACGTGAAAAAGATGATGAAGCTGAAAAAGAAGCTGTAGCTGCTAAAACTGCTGCTGATGCTCCTGAAACTGCTGCACCTGGCGCTAGAAGAGCAAGAAAAGAAAATGCTGAAACCGAAGAAGGTACAAGCGAAGCATAA
- a CDS encoding MBL fold metallo-hydrolase RNA specificity domain-containing protein — MKIAFHGAARAVTGSKHLITLTNQTQILLDCGMFQGMGESTEKLNSYFGFEPSKVTYMILSHAHIDHCGLLPRLVAEGFKGNIFCTPATMDLARILLMDSAKIQEQDAEYANKKRPQNEEVEKALYTEDDVIQTLSKFKTIDYDTSFDICPEVAVCFTDAGHIVGSAAVHLTIKEDGKSTRLTFSGDVGRYGDLILKSPQIFSQADYIIMESTYGDSLHKDLEPIENMLREIIQHTCIEKRGKVVIPAFSVGRTQELLYALNNLELKHQLPDVPVYVDSPLSIQATEVLKNHPEVYNNGVKEVMKTDEDPFSFKGLRFIESVVESKALNNDNRPCVIISASGMAEGGRIRHHIRNTIGDRKNTILMVGYASPGSLAGRLLAGDKQVYLFRENLDVVADIRSIRSMSAHGDYEDLLQFLSSQDPALVKQLFLVHGEYPVQQHFAKRLNDHGFKQVVIPEYHQVFDCETEPVWSI; from the coding sequence ATGAAAATCGCTTTCCATGGTGCTGCACGCGCCGTTACTGGTAGTAAACACCTCATTACTTTAACAAACCAGACTCAGATACTATTAGATTGCGGCATGTTTCAGGGCATGGGCGAATCAACAGAAAAGCTAAATAGCTATTTCGGGTTCGAACCTTCAAAGGTCACTTACATGATTCTTTCGCATGCGCATATTGACCATTGTGGTCTGTTGCCGCGCTTAGTTGCAGAAGGGTTTAAAGGAAATATATTTTGTACACCAGCAACGATGGATCTGGCCAGAATTCTTTTAATGGATTCAGCAAAAATTCAGGAGCAGGATGCGGAATATGCAAATAAGAAAAGGCCTCAGAACGAAGAAGTGGAAAAAGCGCTTTATACGGAAGATGATGTAATTCAAACATTAAGTAAGTTCAAAACCATAGACTACGATACTAGTTTTGATATTTGTCCGGAAGTTGCTGTATGTTTCACGGATGCAGGGCATATTGTAGGCAGTGCAGCAGTACATCTGACGATAAAGGAAGATGGAAAATCCACACGCCTGACTTTTAGCGGAGACGTTGGCCGTTATGGAGATCTGATACTCAAAAGCCCGCAGATTTTTTCGCAAGCAGACTACATTATCATGGAATCTACTTATGGAGACTCCCTGCATAAGGATCTTGAACCTATAGAAAACATGCTGCGTGAAATTATACAGCATACCTGTATAGAAAAAAGAGGTAAAGTGGTTATTCCTGCATTTAGTGTAGGCAGAACACAGGAATTATTGTATGCACTGAATAACCTTGAACTTAAGCACCAATTACCAGATGTACCTGTTTACGTAGATAGTCCTTTATCCATTCAGGCTACAGAAGTTTTAAAGAACCATCCCGAGGTTTATAACAATGGGGTTAAGGAAGTCATGAAAACTGATGAAGATCCATTTAGTTTCAAAGGACTGAGATTCATTGAAAGTGTAGTGGAATCTAAAGCACTCAACAATGACAACAGACCTTGTGTAATCATTTCTGCTTCTGGCATGGCCGAAGGAGGAAGGATAAGGCATCATATCCGCAACACGATCGGCGATCGTAAAAATACAATTTTAATGGTTGGTTATGCTTCTCCTGGTTCACTCGCCGGCAGATTACTGGCTGGAGACAAACAAGTTTATTTATTCAGGGAAAATCTTGACGTTGTTGCAGATATTCGTTCCATCCGCTCTATGAGTGCACATGGTGATTATGAAGATTTGCTTCAATTCCTTTCTTCTCAGGACCCTGCACTGGTTAAACAACTTTTTCTGGTACACGGAGAATATCCGGTACAGCAGCATTTTGCAAAAAGACTAAATGATCATGGATTTAAGCAGGTGGTTATTCCTGAATACCACCAGGTATTTGATTGCGAGACTGAACCTGTATGGAGTATTTAA
- the rpsI gene encoding 30S ribosomal protein S9 yields the protein MSVTNTSGRRKTAVARIYMQEGNGTITVNSKDHKVYFPTLPLQYIVNQSFEVSELIGQYDVKVNVAGGGIKGQAEAVRLAIAKAIVEIDAEKKPALRAKGLMTRDMRMVERKKPGRKKARKKFQFSKR from the coding sequence ATGTCAGTTACTAACACTTCAGGAAGAAGAAAAACTGCTGTTGCGCGAATCTACATGCAAGAGGGCAACGGTACAATTACTGTTAACAGTAAAGATCACAAAGTATATTTCCCTACATTACCTTTACAATATATTGTAAACCAAAGTTTTGAAGTTTCAGAACTTATCGGTCAGTATGACGTAAAAGTAAACGTAGCAGGAGGTGGTATTAAAGGCCAGGCAGAAGCTGTTCGTTTAGCTATCGCTAAAGCTATTGTTGAAATAGATGCTGAGAAAAAACCGGCATTACGTGCTAAAGGGTTAATGACCCGTGATATGCGTATGGTTGAACGTAAGAAACCAGGTCGCAAGAAAGCTCGTAAAAAGTTCCAATTCAGTAAACGTTAA
- a CDS encoding YtxH domain-containing protein, with the protein MTKETKIVAGILAGAALGAAVALILSSDKSDDVKDKVTDWFCDLLDASKDKIFDVADTVKDKIAKVKA; encoded by the coding sequence ATGACAAAAGAAACGAAAATAGTTGCAGGTATATTGGCAGGAGCTGCCCTTGGTGCTGCGGTAGCTTTAATCTTATCTTCAGACAAAAGCGATGACGTAAAAGATAAAGTTACAGACTGGTTCTGTGACCTGCTGGATGCTTCTAAAGACAAAATTTTTGACGTAGCTGATACTGTAAAAGACAAAATTGCAAAAGTAAAAGCCTGA
- the rplM gene encoding 50S ribosomal protein L13, translating to MNTLSYKTVSANAKTVNKQWVVVDAQGEILGRLSSKIAMIIRGKNKPEYTPHVDCGDNVIVINADKIKLTGNKMNDKQYVSYTGYPGGQRFISPKELLAKHPTRVVEKAVRGMLPKTKLGAKLYTNLFVYAGTEHPHAAQSPKTITL from the coding sequence GTGAATACGTTAAGTTACAAAACTGTCTCTGCCAATGCTAAAACTGTTAACAAACAGTGGGTTGTTGTTGATGCACAAGGCGAGATTTTGGGGCGCTTGTCATCGAAGATCGCAATGATCATCCGTGGTAAAAACAAGCCTGAGTACACCCCACACGTAGACTGCGGCGATAATGTGATCGTTATCAATGCGGACAAGATTAAGTTGACCGGAAACAAAATGAACGACAAACAGTACGTTTCATATACTGGATATCCAGGTGGTCAGCGTTTCATCTCTCCAAAAGAGTTATTGGCGAAACATCCTACACGTGTAGTAGAAAAAGCAGTTCGTGGTATGTTACCTAAAACAAAATTAGGTGCAAAATTATACACCAACCTTTTTGTTTATGCAGGTACTGAGCATCCTCATGCAGCACAATCACCAAAAACCATTACACTTTAA
- a CDS encoding class I SAM-dependent methyltransferase, with translation MDVFGNALQDQFINGTAATLLLHNSYDEPEEMPVDIFFRTEEEMPDIELEAMDLCEGRVLDVGGGAGSHALILQARGFDVIALDISPIAVEIMKTRGVKNAVEGDVFSYQGEKFNTLLFLMNGIGLTGTIDGFKTFLNHAKSLLNEDGQLLFDTSDISYLYEDMEKPAGKYHGEIAYQYEYKAQKGEWFNWLYLDPQLLKQIAKECGWECHLLFDDGQDQYLAEMRVTQ, from the coding sequence ATGGACGTTTTCGGAAATGCTTTACAAGATCAGTTTATAAATGGTACCGCAGCAACACTATTGCTGCATAATTCTTATGATGAACCGGAAGAGATGCCTGTAGACATCTTTTTTCGTACAGAAGAAGAAATGCCGGATATAGAACTCGAAGCAATGGATCTCTGTGAAGGCAGGGTACTTGATGTTGGCGGAGGAGCCGGCAGTCATGCGCTTATTCTGCAGGCACGGGGCTTTGATGTGATCGCATTGGACATTTCACCTATCGCCGTAGAAATTATGAAAACCAGAGGCGTAAAGAATGCTGTTGAGGGAGATGTTTTCAGTTACCAGGGAGAGAAGTTCAATACTTTATTATTCCTGATGAATGGAATCGGACTGACAGGTACCATTGACGGCTTCAAAACATTTCTTAATCATGCAAAATCCTTATTAAACGAAGACGGACAATTATTATTTGATACTTCGGACATCTCTTATTTATATGAAGATATGGAGAAACCTGCCGGTAAATATCATGGTGAGATCGCTTATCAGTACGAATATAAAGCTCAAAAAGGAGAATGGTTCAACTGGCTGTATCTTGATCCACAGCTCCTGAAACAAATCGCTAAAGAATGCGGATGGGAATGTCATTTGTTATTTGATGACGGCCAGGATCAGTATCTTGCAGAAATGAGGGTCACTCAATAA
- a CDS encoding LLM class flavin-dependent oxidoreductase, producing MSNSSIQLSVLDQSPVRKGVSAQQAIQETVELAKIADNLGYTRFWVSEHHNTTALAGSTPEILIAHLAGQTKNIKLGSGGVMLPNHSALKVAENFRMLEVLFPGRIDLGLGRAPGTDRITASVLNPSNQWREQDFLEQLNDLRNYLHDSGEPGTIQEKIIAIPQAATVPPMWLLSSSGQSGLFAAHFGMGMSFAHFINPLGGPEAVQIYRDRFQPSIDKAEPEVNVGIGVFCSESEEIIFRQQAVMDYRYLQLEKGGRLYPIAYNDIKHVTYNAAEQERINHNRQRVLIGTPDVLKEKIDTLLNDYKINELMAVTITEGFEERIRSYELLAAMYLK from the coding sequence ATGAGCAATTCTTCCATTCAATTAAGCGTTCTTGACCAGTCACCGGTTAGAAAAGGTGTTTCTGCACAACAAGCCATACAGGAAACTGTTGAGCTTGCGAAAATAGCGGACAATCTCGGTTATACCCGTTTCTGGGTTTCTGAGCATCACAATACAACTGCACTGGCCGGCTCAACCCCCGAAATTCTGATTGCACACCTGGCCGGCCAGACTAAAAATATAAAATTAGGATCAGGAGGAGTTATGCTCCCTAACCATAGCGCCTTAAAGGTGGCAGAGAACTTTCGTATGCTCGAAGTACTTTTTCCGGGAAGGATTGATCTTGGACTGGGCAGAGCTCCAGGTACAGACCGGATTACGGCCAGCGTACTTAATCCATCTAATCAATGGAGAGAGCAGGACTTTTTAGAGCAGCTGAATGACCTGCGAAACTACCTGCATGATTCCGGAGAACCTGGCACTATACAGGAAAAGATTATCGCTATTCCACAAGCAGCAACCGTACCACCGATGTGGTTATTAAGTTCGAGTGGCCAGAGTGGTTTATTTGCAGCCCATTTCGGCATGGGAATGTCTTTTGCCCATTTTATTAATCCTTTAGGCGGCCCTGAAGCTGTTCAGATTTATCGTGACCGCTTTCAGCCATCGATTGATAAGGCAGAACCTGAAGTGAATGTAGGAATAGGTGTTTTTTGCTCAGAAAGTGAAGAAATTATCTTCCGTCAGCAGGCCGTAATGGACTACAGATATCTGCAACTTGAAAAAGGAGGCAGATTATATCCAATTGCCTACAACGACATTAAACACGTGACTTATAACGCTGCTGAACAGGAAAGAATAAACCATAACAGACAACGAGTGTTAATCGGAACACCAGATGTATTGAAAGAGAAAATAGATACATTGCTGAATGACTACAAAATAAATGAGCTGATGGCTGTAACGATCACCGAAGGTTTCGAAGAACGCATCCGCTCTTATGAGCTTTTAGCAGCAATGTACCTGAAATAG